A single Methylobacterium sp. 17Sr1-1 DNA region contains:
- a CDS encoding response regulator has protein sequence MQTGTVHIVDDDAALRTALVRLCGSAGLKATGHPDASHLLANPDVERPACILLDVRLTHADGLDVQAQFQASGTTIPIIFLTGYGTIPMTVRAMRGGAVEFLTKPAEEEDILAAIDRALALDAASLSAEAARGALAGRLASLTGRERDVFDLAIGGLMNKQIAAELGVSEITAKVHKRRVMEKMEARSLADLVRMAGELGIDALRQR, from the coding sequence ATGCAGACCGGCACCGTCCACATCGTCGATGACGACGCGGCCTTGCGAACCGCCCTCGTCCGGCTCTGCGGCTCGGCCGGGCTCAAGGCCACCGGACACCCCGACGCGTCGCACCTGCTCGCGAACCCGGACGTCGAGCGGCCGGCCTGCATCCTCCTGGACGTTCGGCTGACGCACGCCGACGGCCTCGACGTCCAGGCCCAGTTCCAGGCGTCGGGCACCACGATCCCGATCATCTTCCTGACCGGCTACGGCACGATCCCGATGACCGTGCGGGCGATGCGGGGCGGGGCGGTCGAGTTCCTGACGAAGCCGGCGGAGGAGGAGGACATCCTCGCGGCCATCGACCGCGCCCTCGCCCTCGACGCGGCGTCCTTGTCCGCGGAGGCCGCCCGAGGTGCGCTCGCGGGCCGGCTCGCCTCCCTCACGGGCCGCGAGCGCGACGTGTTCGACCTCGCGATCGGCGGGCTGATGAACAAGCAGATCGCCGCCGAGCTCGGCGTCTCGGAGATCACCGCCAAGGTGCACAAGCGGCGGGTGATGGAGAAGATGGAGGCCCGGTCGCTCGCCGACCTCGTGCGGATGGCGGGCGAGCTCGGCATCGACGCGCTGCGCCAGCGCTGA
- a CDS encoding MBL fold metallo-hydrolase, producing MTGRRRHGASTGRFRGLGGACALALCLVLAEPSGGPRAAAPQLAEQAPGFYRMMLGRFEVTALLDGTHTFPIPTVLQRPRDGGGPRALLSEVRPGDAESRLARDFLALPFEGSINAFLINTGSRLVLIDAGAGDLYGSCCGKLVANLRAAGYAPEAVDEVLLTHLHADHVGGIMHDGKAVFPNATIRVSRRDASYWLNPANETAAPPFLLPMFRGAQAALKPYRDAGRLIPFDGEGEVLPGFVAVATPGHTPGHSSYRVTSGAETLLVWGDIVHVAPIQFPDPQVTVTYDTDGAGAEARREALFSEAARTGAWIAAAHISFPGLGHIRAEDGRFGWIPANYTTVFQTHPPGDAR from the coding sequence ATGACCGGGCGTCGCCGCCACGGTGCGTCGACCGGGAGATTCCGGGGCCTCGGCGGCGCCTGCGCCCTGGCTCTCTGCCTGGTCCTGGCCGAACCGTCCGGCGGCCCGCGCGCGGCGGCGCCCCAGCTGGCCGAGCAGGCACCGGGCTTTTACCGCATGATGCTCGGGCGCTTCGAGGTGACGGCTCTCCTCGACGGCACCCACACCTTTCCGATCCCGACCGTGCTCCAGCGGCCCCGCGACGGTGGCGGCCCGCGCGCCCTCCTCTCCGAGGTCCGGCCGGGCGATGCGGAGAGTCGTCTCGCGCGTGACTTCCTCGCCCTGCCGTTCGAGGGCTCGATCAACGCGTTCCTGATCAATACCGGCTCGCGCCTCGTCCTGATCGATGCAGGCGCAGGCGACCTCTATGGATCCTGCTGTGGCAAGCTCGTCGCCAACCTGCGCGCCGCCGGCTACGCGCCGGAGGCAGTCGACGAGGTGCTGCTGACCCACCTGCACGCCGATCACGTCGGCGGGATCATGCACGACGGCAAGGCCGTCTTCCCGAACGCGACGATCCGGGTCAGCCGCCGCGACGCCAGTTACTGGCTGAATCCGGCCAACGAGACGGCGGCTCCGCCGTTCCTCCTGCCGATGTTCCGGGGCGCCCAGGCCGCGCTCAAGCCCTACCGCGACGCCGGGCGGCTCATTCCCTTCGACGGCGAAGGCGAGGTCCTGCCGGGCTTCGTTGCGGTCGCGACCCCGGGGCACACGCCGGGCCACAGCTCCTACCGCGTGACCAGCGGGGCCGAGACGCTGCTGGTCTGGGGCGACATCGTCCACGTGGCACCGATCCAGTTCCCCGATCCGCAGGTCACGGTGACCTACGACACCGACGGCGCGGGCGCCGAGGCCCGGCGCGAGGCGCTCTTCTCGGAGGCGGCTCGCACCGGCGCCTGGATCGCCGCCGCCCACATCTCCTTCCCGGGACTCGGCCACATTCGGGCCGAGGACGGACGGTTCGGCTGGATCCCGGCCAACTACACCACCGTGTTTCAGACCCATCCACCCGGAGACGCGCGGTGA